The following are encoded together in the Osmia lignaria lignaria isolate PbOS001 chromosome 13, iyOsmLign1, whole genome shotgun sequence genome:
- the LOC117602274 gene encoding tRNA methyltransferase 10 homolog A isoform X2 — MANEKDINNIEKVESRTQYVNMCDKEACYNGEKKLLEINPSLSKRQQKKVKKREKWLERKVEIRLREREKARQKRAFARANNIDLGPSRKALKRITMADSTCKIGITIDLSFDDLMIDKDIAKLTKQILRCYTLNRRAIAPMQFSLTSFNGKSKTNMERHNGYEHWDVKFYMESYLNVHPKEKIIYLTSESENVITHLEHDCLYVIGGLVDHNSHKGLCHKLAVQAGVRHGRLPLDKFLQMKARKVLTVDHGLAKEKHGKKHFCRCYQKEKTHNQLSH, encoded by the exons atggcaaatgaaaaggatataaataatattgaaaaggtAGAAAGTCGTACACAATATGTGAACATGTGTGATAAAGAAGCATGTTACAATGGagagaaaaaattattagaaataaatcCAAGTTTAAGCAAACGTCAgcagaaaaaagtaaaaaaacgagaaaaatggTTGGAACGAAAGGTGGAGATAAG atTACGTGAAAGAGAAAAAGCAAGGCAAAAACGAGCATTTGCTCGTGCAAATAATATAGACCTTGGCCCATCTAGAAAAGCTTTAAAAAGAATTACAATGGCAGATAGTACATGTAAAATTGGAATAACTATTGATTTGTCGTTTGATGATTTAATGATTGACAAAGATATTGCAAAATTGACTAAGCAAATATTAAGATGTTATACTTTAAACAGACGTGCTATTGCACCAATGCAATTTTCACTTACAAGTTTTAATGGAAAATCAAAGACAAATATGGAAAGGCATAATGGATACGAACATTGGGAT GTCAAATTTTATATGGAATCATACTTGAATGTCCATCCAAAAGAGAAAATCATATATCTTACTAGTGAATCAGAAAATGTTATCACTCATCTGGAACATGATTGTTTGTACGTTATAGGTGGTCTTGTTGATCATAATAGTCATAAG gGTCTCTGTCATAAGTTAGCTGTACAGGCTGGAGTAAGGCATGGCCGATTACCGTtagataaatttttacaaatgaaAGCTAGAAAGGTTTTAACTGTTGATCATG GGTTAGCGAAGGAAAAACATGGCAAGAAGCATTTTTGCAGGTGTTACCAGAAAGAAAAAACGCACAACCAATTGAGCCattag
- the LOC117602274 gene encoding tRNA methyltransferase 10 homolog A isoform X1 gives MANEKDINNIEKVESRTQYVNMCDKEACYNGEKKLLEINPSLSKRQQKKVKKREKWLERKVEIRLREREKARQKRAFARANNIDLGPSRKALKRITMADSTCKIGITIDLSFDDLMIDKDIAKLTKQILRCYTLNRRAIAPMQFSLTSFNGKSKTNMERHNGYEHWDVKFYMESYLNVHPKEKIIYLTSESENVITHLEHDCLYVIGGLVDHNSHKGLCHKLAVQAGVRHGRLPLDKFLQMKARKVLTVDHVFEILLRVSEGKTWQEAFLQVLPERKNAQPIEPLERKEDVSKVYNEKQTLLHINNEIEEKMEINELESTNDVYT, from the exons atggcaaatgaaaaggatataaataatattgaaaaggtAGAAAGTCGTACACAATATGTGAACATGTGTGATAAAGAAGCATGTTACAATGGagagaaaaaattattagaaataaatcCAAGTTTAAGCAAACGTCAgcagaaaaaagtaaaaaaacgagaaaaatggTTGGAACGAAAGGTGGAGATAAG atTACGTGAAAGAGAAAAAGCAAGGCAAAAACGAGCATTTGCTCGTGCAAATAATATAGACCTTGGCCCATCTAGAAAAGCTTTAAAAAGAATTACAATGGCAGATAGTACATGTAAAATTGGAATAACTATTGATTTGTCGTTTGATGATTTAATGATTGACAAAGATATTGCAAAATTGACTAAGCAAATATTAAGATGTTATACTTTAAACAGACGTGCTATTGCACCAATGCAATTTTCACTTACAAGTTTTAATGGAAAATCAAAGACAAATATGGAAAGGCATAATGGATACGAACATTGGGAT GTCAAATTTTATATGGAATCATACTTGAATGTCCATCCAAAAGAGAAAATCATATATCTTACTAGTGAATCAGAAAATGTTATCACTCATCTGGAACATGATTGTTTGTACGTTATAGGTGGTCTTGTTGATCATAATAGTCATAAG gGTCTCTGTCATAAGTTAGCTGTACAGGCTGGAGTAAGGCATGGCCGATTACCGTtagataaatttttacaaatgaaAGCTAGAAAGGTTTTAACTGTTGATCATG TGTTTGAAATTTTGCTTAGGGTTAGCGAAGGAAAAACATGGCAAGAAGCATTTTTGCAGGTGTTACCAGAAAGAAAAAACGCACAACCAATTGAGCCattagaaagaaaggaagatgtATCAAAagtctataatgaaaaacaAACATTACTTCATATAAACAATGAGATAgaagaaaaaatggaaattaatgAACTTGAAAGCACAAATGATgtatatacataa
- the Tor gene encoding serine/threonine-protein kinase Tor, translated as MLSMLLQQFVQRLKSKNEETRNKAARDLCLYVKTELREASQEEITAFMDEFNHHIFEMVSGSDVNEKKGGILAIVCLIGADVGNINTRTIRFANYLRNLLPSNDVGVMELAAKTVGKLALVSGTYTAEYVEFEVKRAFEWLGGDRHEGKRHAAVLVLRELAVSMPTYFFQQVTPFFELIFNAIRDPKPVIREGAVEALRAALVVTAQRETAKQMHKSQWYKQCYDEIVAGFEEVYTRERGVNRDDRIHGSLLILNELLRCSNIQWERNYEALMERLNCSTQQNENDILSLMPRLKTAIVSKWSSSSQSSSNFQQTLYPVHESAVCRCLMQERLDDIYNDVMNQRMSRNPHIQHALMMLLPRLAAFNKEKFTKDHLRESLAYLLMTLRSREKDRYAAFTTIGFIAVAVEDSINPYLSKIMEVIKSLLPSKETSTKKRGTALEPAVFICITLLGHAVKQVIAADVRDLLEPMLATGLSPILTTSLRELAHSVPSLKSDISQGLLRMLSQVLMQKPLRHPGAPWTATSPISVPPTEVDIPSTVLALKTLGTFNFDGNPLLQFVRRCADHFLTSEQAEVRLEAVRTCSRLLRLALNQPGPTVTNTVSTVLGKLLVVGITDTDPDVRLWVLASLDDSFDIHLAQAENLSALFIAMNDEMFEIRELAIRTIGRLSTMNPAYVMPSLRKTLIQFLTELEHSGMGRNKEQAARMLDHLVVSAPRLIRPYMEPILKVLVPKLKEPESNPGVILGILRAIGDLAEVNGAEMQQWMPELLSILLEMLVDASSPEKRGVALWVLGQLVGSTGHVVKPYMQYPSLLDVLINFLKTEQQPIIRRETIRVLGLLGALDPYKHKMNLGQIDSLLDTLTSMADTKSDTENTQDLTTSEMLVNMSSSTLEEYYPAIAIATLMRIIRDPTLSQHHTMVVQAVTFIFKSLGIKCVPYISQVMPSFLNVVRTADVNFREYLFQQLAILIAIVKQHIRNYLDDIFNLIKEFWTVNSPLQSTLILLVEHIAVALGAEFKIYLPQLMPQILRVLTHDTSKDRSVTVKLLQALQKFGNNLDNYLHLVLPPIVKLFHATDCPITVNRVALETVDHLADTLDFTDFASRIVHPLVRTLDQCPELRDTAMDTLCALVIQLGKKYQIFILLVQKVMTKHKIVNSRYDVLIDKILTETTVADGEDYLLIRHRHSRNKNRDLSLTSSDTTTIKRLHVSASNLQKAWTATRRVSKDDWLEWLRSLSIGLLKESPSPALRSCWALAQTYSQLPRDLFNAAFVSCWTELDDTYRTELIQTLQQALMVPDLPEITQTILNLAEFMEHCDKGPLPLDNKILGERAMHCRAYAKALHYKEDEFHKSRNSNVFESLISINNKLQQKEAAEGLLEYVMNQSNQQDLKVQIRWYEKLHNWDKALQLYRERLESDMNDVESTLGEMRCLEALGEWGQLHDVATKQWSHQNDEIKQRMARMAAAAAWGLSQWESMEKYVSLIPKDSQDGAFYRAVLAIHDEQYNIAHQLIDSARDLLDTELTAMAGESYQRAYNAMVEVQKLAELEEVIQFKLVPERRNTIKSMWWERLQGGQRIVEDWQKIIQVHTLVVSPQDDMYTWLKYASLCRKNGSLMLCHKTLVMLLGADPSLTPDQPLPTIHPQVTFAYCKHMWVANKREEAYNQLQRFVQTSLQPTTVSIVNPEDEKQQEVRKRLLARCYLKLGEWLEALQGINEHSIPAVLSYYAAATEHDPTWYKAWHAFAYTNFETVLFYKHQQGESNAENNPGNGTRNNLSSSQYISQFTVPAVEGFFRSINLSHGNSLQDTLRLLTLWFDYGQWPEVYEAIVEGIRLIEINTWLQVIPQLIARIDTPRALVGRCIHHLLIDIGKTHPQALVYPLTVASKSASHARKTAANKILKSMCEHSPTLVQQAMMVSDELIRVAILWHELWHEGLEEASRLYFGERNVRGMFDTLEPLHAMLERGPQTLKETSFNQAYGRDLMEAQEWCHRYKASRNVRDLNQAWDLYYHVFRRISRQLPQLTSLELQYVSPKLLLCRDLELAVPGSYSPGQPIVRIASIHSSMQVITSKQRPRKLCIKGSNGKDYMFLLKGHEDLRQDERVMQLFGLVNTLLLHDPDTFRRNLTIQRYAVIPLSTNSGLIGWVPHCDTLHTLIRDYREKKKILLNIEHKIMLRMAPGYDHLTLMQKVEVFEHALEHTHGDDLSRLLWLKSPSSEVWFDRRTNYTRSLAVMSMVGYILGLGDRHPSNLMLDRLSGKILHIDFGDCFEVAMTREKFPEKIPFRLTRMLINAMEVTGIEGTYRRTCESVMSVLHRNKDSLMAVLEAFVYDPLLNWRLMDSAALKGKRSDAQGMSASSNQEHSDTLDSLTATLPKKGVPCSVENGGDTNQPEALNKKALTIITRVRDKLTGRDFSHEETLSVQRQVDLLIQQATNNENLCQCYIGWCPFW; from the exons ATGTTAAGTATGCTCTTGCAACAGTTTGTTCAAAGACTTAAATCTAAAAATGAGGAAACACGTAATAAAGCAGCTAGGGACCTTTGTCTCTATGTTAAAACAGAGCTCCGTGAAGCATCGCAAGAAGAAATCACAGCTTTTATGGATGAATTTAATCACCATATATTTGAAATGGTATCCGGATCAGATGTCAATGAAAAGAAGGGAGGAATATTAGCTATAGTTTGCCTTATTGGAGCCGATGTAGGAAATATTAACACACGAACTATAAGATTTGCAAATTACTTGAGAAATTTATTACCTTCCAACGATGTAGGGGTTATGGAATTGGCTGCTAAAACTGTTGGAAAATTGGCATTAGTTTCAGGTACTTACACTGCAGAATATGTAGAATTCGAAGTAAAGCGTGCCTTTGAATGGCTCGGTGGAGACAGACACGAAGGTAAAAGACATGCTGCTGTGCTTGTTTTAAGGGAACTCGCTGTTTCCATGCCGacatatttttttcaacaaGTAACTCCATTTTTTGAACTTATATTTAACGCGATACGTGATCCAAAACCTGTGATAAGAGAAGGTGCTGTTGAAGCATTACGAGCTGCTTTAGTTGTTACTGCGCAGAGGGAAACAGCGAAACAAATGCACAAGTCTCAATGGTACAAGCAATGCTACGATGAAATAGTAGCAGGATTTGAAGAAGTATATACAAGAGAAAGGGGAGTTAACAGAGACGATAGAATACATGGttcgttattaatattaaacgaaTTGCTTAGATGTAGTAACATTCAATGGGAAAGAAATTACGAAGCTTTAATGGAACGATTAAATTGCTCTACTCAGCAGAATGAAAACGATATATTGTCTTTGATGCCTCGATTAAAAACGGCTATAGTCTCTAAATGGTCCAGTTCTTCTCAGAGTTCTTCTAATTTTCAGCAAACGTTATATCCGGTGCATGAATCTGCAGTTTGCCGTTGTTTGATGCAAGAAAGGCTAGATGACATCTACAATGACGTAATGAATCAAAGAATGTCTAGAAATCCACATATTCAACACGCTCTTATGATGTTGTTGCCTAGACTAGCGGCTTTTAATAAAGAGAAATTTACAAAAGATCATCTGAGAGAGTCGCTAGCATATCTTTTAATGactttacgtagtagagaaaaAGATAGGTACGCTGCGTTCACCACAATTGGATTTATAGCTGTCGCAGTAGAGGATTCAATAAATCCTTATCTTTCAAAAATTATGGAAGTAATTAAGAGTTTATTACCTTCTAAAGAGACATCCACCAAGAAGCGAGGAACAGCCTTGGAACCAGCAGTATTTATTTGCATAACTCTACTTGGACACGCTGTGAAACAAGTGATAGCTGCGGATGTAAGGGATCTGTTGGAGCCAATGTTAGCAACCGGATTGAGCCCAATTCTCACAACATCTCTCAGAGAATTAGCTCATAGCGTTCCATCATTAAAATCTGACATATCTCAAGGACTTCTACGCATGTTGTCTCAGGTTCTGATGCAAAAACCTTTAAGACATCCTGGTGCACCGTGGACTGCAACTAGCCCCATATCTGTCCCTCCTACAGAAGTAGATATTCCATCTACAGTTTTGGCATTGAAAACCCTTGGAACGTTTAATTTCGACGGTAATCCACTTTTACAATTTGTCAGACGATGCGCTGATCATTTTCTCACATCGGAACAAGCCGAGGTTCGATTAGAGGCGGTGAGAACGTGTTCGAGATTATTACGTTTAGCGTTAAATCAACCAGGACCTACAGTGACCAACACCGTTTCCACGGTTCTTGGAAAATTGCTAGTCGTAGGTATCACGGACACAGATCCTGACGTGAGACTCTGGGTTTTAGCCTCTTTGGATGATTCTTTCGACATTCATCTGGCGCAAGCCGAAAATCTATCAGCGTTATTTATCGCGATGAACGACGAAATGTTTGAAATAAGAGAATTAGCTATTCGTACGATCGGACGATTGAGCACGATGAACCCGGCGTACGTAATGCCGTCTCTTCGGAAAACGCTGATACAATTTTTAACCGAATTGGAGCATTCTGGTATGGGTCGGAACAAAGAACAAGCAGCTCGTATGCTAGATCATTTGGTTGTCAGCGCGCCGAGGCTCATAAGACCGTACATGGAACCGATATTAAAAGTTCTCGTACCGAAGTTAAAGGAACCCGAATCGAACCCTGGTGTAATCTTAGGTATATTACGTGCTATCGGTGATCTAGCCGAAGTGAACGGTGCCGAAATGCAACAGTGGATGCCTGAGCTTTTATCTATCCTGCTCGAAATGCTAGTGGACGCCAGTTCTCCAGAGAAAAGAGGTGTTGCCCTATGGGTTCTTGGGCAGTTGGTTGGAAGCACCGGTCACGTTGTAAAACCGTACATGCAGTATCCATCGCTGTTAGATGTTTTGATAAACTTCTTGAAAACTGAACAGCAACCGATCATTAGGAGAGAAACGATAAGAGTACTCGGTTTACTCGGTGCTTTGGATCCGTACAAGCACAAAATGAATCTTGGCCAGATTGATTCTCTGTTAGACACTCTTACGTCTATGGCTGACACTAAAAGCGACACTGAGAATACACAGGACttaacgaccagtgaaatgttGGTGAACATGTCATCGTCTACCTTGGAGGAATATTATCCAGCTATAGCGATTGCAACGCTTATGAGGATCATACGAGACCCGACGTTATCGCAGCACCATACAATGGTGGTTCAAGCGGTAACTTTTATATTCAAAAGTTTAGGAATAAAATGCGTGCCATATATTTCTCAAGTAATGCCAAGCTTTCTGAACGTTGTTCGCACGGCGGACGTTAATTTTCGAGAATATCTATTCCAACAGCTGGCCATTCTCATAGCGATCGTGAAGCAacatattagaaattatttagacGATATATTCAATTTGATCAAAGAATTCTGGACTGTAAACAGCCCGTTACAAAGTACGCTGATACTTCTAGTCGAACATATTGCGGTCGCCTTAGGTGCTGAATTCAAAATTTACTTGCCTCAATTGATGCCACAGATATTAAGAGTTCTTACACACGATACAAGCAAAGATAGATCGGTAACTGTGAAACTTCTCCAAGCGCTTCAGAAGTTTGGCAACAATTTGGATAATTATCTTCATTTGGTCTTGCCGCCTATCGTCAAATTGTTTCACGCCACCGACTGTCCGATAACAGTAAACAGAGTCGCATTGGAGACCGTCGATCATCTGGCCGACACGTTAGACTTTACAGATTTCGCATCTAGAATCGTGCATCCTTTGGTTCGTACCCTGGATCAGTGTCCGGAGCTACGAGACACGGCCATGGACACGTTGTGTGCATTGGTGATACAATTAGGGAAAAAgtatcaaatatttatattattagtacAAAAAGTTATGACGAAACACAAGATTGTTAATTCCCGTTACGACGTTCtaatagataaaattttaacagAAACAACCGTTGCTGATGGCGAAGATTATCTACTGATACGGCATCGACATTCGAGAAATAAGAACCGTGATTTGTCATTGACATCGTCGGACACGACAACGATAAAACGATTACACGTGTCTGCTTCGAATCTTCAGAAAGCTTGGACAGCGACGAGGAGAGTATCGAAGGACGATTGGCTGGAATGGCTGAGAAGTTTGTCGATCGGTTTGCTCAAGGAATCACCTTCCCCGGCATTGAGATCCTGCTGGGCTCTTGCGCAGACGTATTCCCAGTTACCCAGGGACTTGTTCAACGCAGCATTTGTATCATGTTGGACGGAACTAGACGATACGTATAGAACAGAGCTTATACAGACGTTGCAGCAAGCGTTGATGGTGCCGGATCTTCCTGAGATAACGCAAACGATCCTGAACCTGGCGGAATTTATGGAACACTGCGACAAGGGGCCGTTACCGTTGGACAACAAAATTTTAGGGGAACGAGCGATGCATTGCAGGGCGTACGCGAAAGCGTTGCATTACAAGGAGGATGAATTTCATAAGAGCAGGAACAGCAACGTTTTCGAATCTTTGATATCGATTAATAACAAACTCCAGCAAAAAGAAGCCGCCGAAGGTTTGTTAGAGTACGTTATGAATCAGAGTAATCAGCAAGATCTGAAGGTGCAAATTCGTTGGTACGAAAAGTTACATAATTGGGACAAAGCGTTGCAGTTGTACAGAGAAAGATTGGAAAGCGATATGAACGACGTGGAATCCACCTTGGGTGAAATGCGATGCTTGGAGGCACTTGGGGAATGGGGACAGTTGCACGATGTAGCTACTAAACAATGGTCGCACCAGAACGATGAGATTAAACAGAGAATGGCTAGGATGGCTGCCGCTGCCGCGTGGGGTTTGAGTCAGTGGGAGAGCATGGAGAAATATGTATCGTTGATACCGAAGGATAGTCAAGACGGGGCATTTTATCGAGCTGTTTTAGCGATTCACGACGAGCAGTACAATATTGCTCATCAACTTATCGACAGCGCCAGAGATTTGCTGGACACCGAGCTGACCGCCATGGCAGGTGAAAGTTATCAAAGAGCCTACAACGCGATGGTGGAGGTTCAGAAATTAGCTGAATTAGAAGAGGTGATACAATTCAAGCTCGTTCCGGAGAGAAGGAATACCATTAAATCCATGTGGTGGGAAAGGCTTCAAGGTGGGCAAAGGATAGTCGAAGATTGGCAAAAGATTATACAGGTTCATACGTTGGTGGTCTCGCCGCAAGATGATATGTATACATGGCTGAAATATGCGAGTCTCTGTAGAAAAAACGGTAGCTTGATGTTATGCCATAAAACGTTGGTGATGTTACTTGGCGCGGATCCATCGTTAACACCTGATCAACCGTTGCCGACCATTCATCCTCAGGTTACCTTTGCTTACTGCAAGCACATGTGGGTCGCGAATAAACGAGAGGAGGCGTACAATCAATTGCAAAGATTCGTACAGACATCTTTGCAACCAACAACCGTGTCGATTGTAAATCCGGAGGATGAGAAACAGCAAGAAGTAAGGAAGAGGCTACTCGCTAGATGTTACCTGAAGCTTGGGGAATGGTTAGAGGCTTTGCAAGGTATAAACGAACATTCTATACCGGCGGTTCTATCTTATTATGCCGCAGCAACGGAACACGATCCAACATGGTACAAAGCATGGCACGCTTTTGCGTATACCAACTTTGAAACAGTTCTATTCTACAAGCACCAACAGGGGGAGTCTAACGCTGAAAATAATCCAGGAAATGGAACTCGCAATAATCTCTCTAGTTCACAATATATATCTCAATTTACTGTACCAGCGGTAGAAGGTTTCTTTAGATCTATTAATCTCTCCCATGGGAATTCATTGCAAGATACGCTTCGTTTATTGACATTATGGTTTGATTATGGACAGTGGCCAGAAGTGTACGAAGCCATCGTCGAAGGTATTCGATTGATCGAGATCAATACGTGGTTACAAGTAATTCCTCAACTTATAGCGAGAATAGATACTCCCAGAGCGTTGGTTGGTCGATGCATACATCATCTTCTGATAGATATTGGAAAAACTCATCCCCAAGCTTTAGTCTATCCGTTGACCGTCGCCTCAAAAAGTGCCAGCCATGCCAGGAAAACTGCTGCGAATAAAATTTTGAAGAGTATGTGCGAGCATAGTCCAACTTTAGTCCAGCAAGCAATGATGGTCAGCGATGAATTGATTAGAGTTGCAATTCTCTGGCATGAGCTTTGGCACGAAGGATTGGAAGAAGCTAGTAGATTGTATTTTGGAGAAAGAAATGTCAGAGGGATGTTTGATACTTTGGAGCCTTTACATGCCATGTTAGAAAGAGGTCCCCAAACTTTAAAGGAGACATCCTTTAATCAAGCTTACGGTAGAGATTTAATGGAAGCACAGGAATGGTGTCACAGATACAAAGCGTCACGCAATGTTCGTGATTTGAATCAGGCCTGGGATCTGTACTATCATGTATTTCGACGAATATCCCGGCAATTGCCGCAATTAACTAGTTTAGAGCTTCAATATGTTAGTCCAAAGTTACTTCTTTGCAGAGATTTGGAACTAGCCGTACCAGGAAGTTACAGTCCTGGACAGCCAATAGTCAGAATAGCAAGTATTCATAGTTCAATGCAAGTGATAACAAGCAAACAACGACCACGAAAATTGTGTATAAAAG GTAGCAATGGTAAGGATTACATGTTCCTTTTGAAGGGACACGAGGATCTTAGGCAGGATGAACGTGTGATGCAATTGTTTGGTCTAGTCAATACTCTTCTACTGCATGATCCAgatacatttagaagaaatctTACTATCCAA AGATATGCTGTAATTCCGTTATCCACGAATAGCGGTTTAATTGGTTGGGTACCGCATTGCGATACATTGCATACTCTAATTAGGGATTACagggagaagaagaaaatattgttAAACATAGAACATAAGATAATGTTACGG atggctccgggttaCGATCATCTTACGCTTATGCAAAAGGTTGAAGTTTTCGAACATGCCCTCGAACATACGCACGGTGATGATTTGTCGCGACTTCTCTGGCTAAAATCACCGTCGAGTGAAGTATGGTTTGATCGCAGAACGAATTATACTCGTTCTCTCGCTGTAATGTCAATGGTAGGATACATTCTTGGCCTTGGAGATCGGCATCCCTCGAATTTAATGTTAGATCGCTTAAGCGGAAAAATATTGCATATCGATTTTGGAGATTGCTTCGAAGTGGCCATGACCCGTGAGAAGTTTCCTGAAAAAATACCATTTAGATTAACCAGAATGTTAATCAATGCAATGGAGGTAACGGGAATCGAGGGCACTTACAGAAGAACCTGCGAATCGGTAATGTCGGTTCTGCATCGTAACAAGGACAGCTTGATGGCGGTGTTAGAAGCGTTTGTTTATGATCCTCTGTTAAATTGGAGATTAATGGATAGCGCTGCGTTGAAAGGTAAAAGATCTGATGCTCAAGGGATGAGTGCTAGTAGTAATCAGGAGCATAGCGATACGTTAGATTCTCTTACTGCCACGTTACCAAAGAAAGGAGTACCGTGTAGCGTTGAAAATGGAG GTGACACTAATCAGCCAGAAGCACTTAACAAAAAAGCTCTTACAATTATAACAAGAGTAAGGGATAAATTAACAGGACGCGATTTCTCTCATGAAGAAACATTAAGCGTCCAACGTCAAGTTGATCTTTTAATTCAACAGGCTACCAATAATGAAAATCTATGTCAATGTTATATCGGATG GTGTCCTTTTTggtaa
- the LOC117602275 gene encoding cytidine deaminase: MSGEEIIDFTTLEPEIQVLVKKSTTAREYSYSPYSKFKVGAAILCTDGTTFTGCNVENASYPVGTCAERTAIVKAVSEGKRKFKALAVVADKEQNTFTTPCGFCRQAIVEFGDIQIYLAGPDMKTVLKTSISKLLPRAFGFGNAEILQ; encoded by the exons ATGAGCGGGgaagaaattattgattttacTACTTTAG AACCAGAGATTCAAGTTTTGGTGAAGAAGAGCACAACAGCTCGCGAATATTCTTATTCACCCTATAGTAAGTTCAAAGTTGGAGCTGCAATACTTTGTACCGATGGGACCACTTTTACAGGCTGCAACGTAGAGAATGCATCTTATCCTGTTGGAACGTGTGCTGAAAGAACTGCTATTGTAAAAGCAGTGTCAGAAGGAAAACGAAAATTCAAAGCATTAGCAGTAGTAGCTGATAAAGAACAGAATACTTTTACCACTCCGTGTGGCTTCTGTAGGCAAGCTATCGTAGAGTTTGGTGATATACAAATTTATTTGGCAGGGCCTGACATGAAAACTGTATTAAAAACTTCAATCAGCAAGCTATTACCTCGTGCCTTTGGCTTTGGAAATGCAGaaatattacaataa
- the LOC117602272 gene encoding uncharacterized protein LOC117602272: protein MERLSRVACYFQWMRNATFRDTSEVTTEDKRKTIDVEQYRNVGCNFEASRRFCGILESILLWENSVNSISVVIVFNILFWGIIVLEVRGFAAASSAALVIVLCYSTLEAQVQKENKALDTSTSYAKAEQIEKIGRRVKSVIHSLKQLRKDQPGVFCSAICSLSLGLWIIGRTINGVLLAYTICMSILLGPALLLKLPSRISHKEWDSEIEEFLPAVTEDNLQVLTRAGESGDQSPTPTSVLSDAQNEFFNDEELTGLKMPSHEDGSADDIEVSELELSAEENDVDGIKFQSAHFEKGSSSEEEAELEPISRKLVSHSDESGSEFEIIDSQEVDNIDLA from the exons ATGGAACGACTTTCAAGAGTGGCATGTTATTTCCAATGGATGAGAAATGCGACATTTCGTGATACGAGTGAGGTGACTACCGAGGACAAGCGTAAAACTATCGATGTTGAACAGTATCGGAATGTTGGATGCAATTTTGAGGCTTCGAGACGATTCTGTGGTATTTTGGAGAGTATTCTTCTTTGGGAAAATTCGGTAAACAGTATCTCCGTCGTCATCGTATTCAACATACTGTTTTG GGGTATTATTGTATTAGAGGTTCGTGGCTTTGCTGCAGCCAGCAGTGCTGCGCTGGTCATTGTCCTTTGCTATAGTACCTTAGAAGCTCAAgttcaaaaagaaaataaagcatTGGATACATCGAc ATCCTATGCAAAAGCAGagcaaatagaaaaaatagGAAGAAGAGTAAAATCAGTAATTCATAGTTTGAAACAGTTAAGAAAAGATCAACCGGGAGTG TTTTGCAGTGCTATATGTTCTCTATCTTTGGGCCTATGGATTATTGGTCGTACTATAAATGGTGTACTTCTTGCATATACAATTTGTATGAGCATTCTACTTGGACCTGCATTGCTGTTAAAACTCCCTAGCAGAATATCACACAAAG AATGGGATAgcgaaattgaagaatttttacCAGCAGTAACTGAAGATAATCTTCAAGTTCTTACAAGAGCAGGAGAATCAGGGGATCAGTCTCCAACACCAACCAGTGTATTATCTGATGCTCAAAATG aattttttaatgACGAAGAACTTACTGGTTTAAAAATGCCATCGCACGAAGATGGCAGCGCTGACGATATAGAAGTCTCGGAATTAGAGCTTAGCGCCGAAGAAAATGATGTGGATggtattaaatttcaaagtgCTCATTTCGAAAAAGGATCATCTTCTGAAGAAGAAGCGGAGCTTGAACCTATATCAAGAAAATTAGTTAGTCATAGTGATGAGAGTGGTAGCGAATTCGAAATAATTGACAGTCAAGAAGTTGATAACATAGATCTTGCATAA